The following are encoded together in the Capsulimonas corticalis genome:
- the ung gene encoding uracil-DNA glycosylase, with product MDLTLPESWRDHLAGEFEKPYFHKLTEFVDAERAAYTVFPPESQVFSALKLTPLEDVRVMILGQDPYHDDGQAHGLCFSVQPGVKSPPSLVNIFKELKSDLDAPIPSSGYLVPWAEQGVLLLNAVLTVRAHEANSHKNKGWETFTDAVIQTVSAKDSPVVFVLWGAYAQKKVPLIDASKHVILQSAHPSPLSARAGFFGSKPFSKINEALRANGTPEIDWRLP from the coding sequence ATGGATCTCACCCTGCCGGAATCCTGGCGCGACCATCTCGCCGGAGAGTTCGAAAAGCCTTACTTTCATAAGCTGACGGAGTTTGTGGACGCCGAGCGCGCCGCGTATACCGTGTTCCCGCCGGAATCTCAGGTCTTCTCCGCGCTCAAGCTCACGCCTTTGGAGGACGTCCGCGTCATGATCCTGGGCCAGGACCCGTATCATGACGACGGTCAGGCCCACGGCCTCTGCTTCTCCGTTCAGCCCGGCGTCAAATCGCCGCCGTCTCTGGTGAACATCTTTAAAGAACTGAAATCCGACCTGGACGCTCCCATTCCCAGCAGCGGCTATCTCGTTCCCTGGGCCGAGCAGGGCGTCCTCCTTCTCAACGCCGTCCTGACAGTCCGAGCCCACGAGGCGAACTCGCACAAGAACAAAGGCTGGGAAACCTTCACGGACGCCGTGATCCAGACGGTCAGCGCCAAGGATTCTCCGGTCGTCTTCGTTCTCTGGGGCGCGTACGCGCAGAAAAAAGTCCCATTGATCGATGCGAGCAAGCACGTGATCCTCCAGTCCGCGCACCCGTCGCCGCTCTCGGCGCGCGCCGGCTTCTTCGGCAGCAAACCTTTCTCCAAAATCAATGAGGCGCTGCGCGCGAATGGAACGCCGGAGATCGACTGGCGATTGCCATAG
- a CDS encoding pyridoxamine 5'-phosphate oxidase family protein, giving the protein MSDTLTHDEKIQKVREIIKDIDFGMLTTVAADGSLHSRPMSTNKNVDFDGDLWFFTKASTLKVDEALAHHQVNVSFTQPKDQRYVSVAGTAELVRDKEKIKELWEPELKAWFPDGVDEPDLALLKINVESAEFWEGPSSFVAFAAGMVKALATGKSYDGGQNGRVEF; this is encoded by the coding sequence ATGAGCGATACACTGACACACGATGAGAAGATCCAAAAAGTTCGAGAGATTATCAAGGACATCGACTTTGGCATGCTGACGACGGTGGCGGCGGACGGTTCGCTGCATAGCCGGCCGATGTCAACGAATAAAAATGTGGACTTCGACGGCGACCTCTGGTTTTTTACCAAGGCGTCGACGCTGAAAGTCGATGAGGCGCTGGCGCATCATCAGGTCAACGTCAGCTTTACCCAGCCTAAGGACCAGCGTTATGTCTCCGTGGCGGGAACGGCGGAACTGGTGCGCGACAAGGAAAAGATCAAGGAGCTTTGGGAGCCGGAGCTAAAGGCGTGGTTCCCGGATGGGGTGGATGAGCCGGACCTCGCGCTGCTGAAAATCAACGTCGAAAGCGCGGAGTTTTGGGAAGGCCCTTCGAGCTTCGTCGCATTCGCGGCCGGGATGGTGAAGGCGCTGGCGACGGGAAAATCCTATGACGGCGGCCAGAATGGTCGCGTCGAGTTTTAG
- a CDS encoding dihydrolipoyl dehydrogenase family protein, with protein MTIYDVVVLGGGPAGTTAALRARELGASVALLERGEMGGVCTNDGCIPTRVLAKAARLVRDADQFDAYGLSGARPTVDLARVMARVQQMIGRIHEKKQIVSHLESAGVLVRANAGEARFVDAASVILPTGETFQGKTFILCIGGHARRLPIPGGEYALTHSDLWSLRALPRSMAVVGGAATGCQIASIFAAFGSHVTLLDFADRIVVGEDIHTSQALTRAFSQHGIDIVTSAEVQTLQKNEDGMHLGYSVAGELRTLDVETVVVAAGWPGNVDTLNLEAAGIETARGYISVDESLRTTAPNIYAAGDITGRMMLVQSAGDEARVAAENAVLGRNRRQPHTVVPHGSFTDPEYASVGLTEAAARNAHECAVALVPYADLDRAIVDGYRDGFFKLIVERETRQILGAHVVGEQAVEIVQLVAAAMTGGTRVEQLAELELAYPTYTGIVGLAARQISRELGVVPLSDEWRAQQAPRSSEWERSPE; from the coding sequence ATGACGATTTACGATGTGGTCGTGCTGGGAGGCGGACCGGCTGGGACAACGGCGGCGCTGCGCGCTCGTGAGCTGGGCGCGTCCGTCGCGCTGCTGGAGCGTGGGGAGATGGGCGGTGTCTGCACGAACGATGGCTGCATCCCCACCCGCGTGCTCGCGAAAGCGGCCCGCCTGGTCCGCGACGCCGATCAGTTCGACGCCTATGGGCTGAGCGGCGCGCGGCCGACCGTCGATCTCGCGCGCGTGATGGCGCGCGTCCAGCAGATGATCGGTCGGATCCACGAGAAGAAGCAGATCGTCAGCCACCTGGAATCCGCCGGCGTGTTGGTAAGAGCGAACGCCGGTGAGGCGAGGTTCGTTGACGCCGCATCCGTCATCCTGCCGACGGGCGAGACTTTTCAAGGGAAAACATTTATCCTTTGTATCGGCGGCCACGCCCGCCGTCTCCCGATCCCCGGCGGCGAATACGCGCTGACACACAGCGATCTCTGGTCGCTGCGCGCGCTGCCGAGGTCCATGGCGGTGGTCGGCGGGGCGGCGACGGGCTGCCAGATCGCCTCGATCTTCGCCGCCTTCGGCTCACACGTCACGCTGCTGGACTTCGCGGACCGTATCGTCGTCGGCGAAGACATTCATACCTCCCAGGCCCTCACGCGCGCGTTCTCACAGCACGGCATCGACATTGTCACCAGCGCCGAGGTCCAGACGCTTCAGAAAAACGAAGACGGGATGCATCTTGGATATTCCGTGGCGGGTGAATTGCGCACACTGGATGTGGAAACCGTGGTGGTCGCCGCCGGGTGGCCGGGAAACGTGGACACTCTCAATCTGGAGGCGGCGGGGATCGAAACGGCGCGCGGATATATCTCGGTCGACGAATCGCTGCGCACGACCGCCCCGAACATCTACGCCGCCGGCGACATCACCGGCCGAATGATGCTGGTGCAGAGCGCGGGCGACGAGGCGCGGGTGGCGGCGGAGAACGCCGTGCTCGGGCGCAATCGCCGGCAGCCGCACACCGTGGTTCCCCATGGCAGCTTCACCGACCCCGAATACGCCAGCGTCGGCCTGACGGAAGCCGCCGCGCGTAACGCGCACGAATGCGCTGTCGCCCTCGTACCTTACGCCGACCTGGACCGCGCGATTGTCGATGGGTACCGCGATGGGTTTTTCAAGCTGATTGTCGAACGGGAAACCCGGCAGATACTCGGCGCGCACGTCGTGGGGGAACAGGCCGTTGAAATCGTACAGCTCGTCGCGGCCGCGATGACCGGCGGGACCCGCGTGGAGCAGCTCGCGGAGCTGGAGCTCGCCTACCCCACCTATACAGGCATCGTCGGGCTGGCCGCGCGCCAGATCAGCCGAGAACTGGGCGTCGTCCCGCTCTCCGACGAATGGCGCGCGCAGCAAGCCCCGCGATCGTCGGAGTGGGAGCGCAGTCCGGAATAA